In Holophagales bacterium, one DNA window encodes the following:
- a CDS encoding sulfite exporter TauE/SafE family protein: MIETVSLAGFLTLGLLGGFGHCVGMCSPFVLFVSRRYVPAEGGRSAALAAQLWYAGGRVTTYALLGAVAGALGGVVELAGSLLGLQRAAAVVAGAVLVLWALVALSDLVPGLARGGALFSRLVGRLSGRVPGHPFLLGLLLGLLPCGLLYSAVIAAVARGGALQGAVALALFGAGTLPALLGLSLADELLARRRAALNRLSQLFLLSMGLWFLWTGLAG; the protein is encoded by the coding sequence GTGATCGAAACCGTCAGCCTCGCCGGCTTTCTGACGCTCGGCCTGCTCGGCGGCTTCGGCCACTGCGTCGGCATGTGCTCGCCGTTCGTGCTCTTCGTGTCGCGTCGCTACGTCCCCGCGGAGGGCGGTCGCAGCGCGGCCTTGGCGGCGCAACTGTGGTACGCCGGCGGGCGAGTCACGACCTATGCGCTGCTCGGCGCCGTGGCCGGAGCCTTGGGCGGAGTGGTGGAGCTTGCGGGGTCGCTGCTCGGTCTGCAGCGGGCGGCGGCGGTGGTGGCCGGTGCGGTGCTGGTGCTCTGGGCATTGGTCGCCCTCTCCGACCTGGTGCCGGGGCTCGCTCGCGGCGGGGCCCTCTTCTCGCGCCTGGTCGGCCGACTTTCGGGGCGCGTTCCGGGGCACCCGTTCCTGCTCGGGCTCCTGCTCGGTCTGTTGCCCTGCGGCCTGCTCTACTCGGCGGTCATCGCGGCGGTGGCACGCGGCGGTGCGCTTCAGGGCGCCGTCGCGCTCGCGCTCTTCGGTGCCGGCACCCTGCCGGCACTGCTCGGGCTCTCGCTCGCCGACGAGCTGTTGGCCCGTCGCCGGGCGGCGCTCAACCGACTCTCCCAGCTCTTCCTGTTGTCGATGGGTCTCTGGTTCCTCTGGACCGGCCTCGCCGGCTGA
- a CDS encoding cytochrome c, translating into MRNAARLLAFAALAASLSACDLGLPAGRTPHREGNRLDMGDQPKLKPQRADLSGARPTGLMEPQTGTVAVDEHPYPFAQNEADKAGAELKNPLAPTPENIAHGKFVFERVCITCHGPRGAGDGVVTALFPKPPSLMTQKVRDWPDGQLFHRPMRGQGSMPSHARQVDQRDAWAAVLYIRELQKVEPVAPPPPAAQAASPTTPTGGKP; encoded by the coding sequence ATGCGTAACGCCGCCCGCCTGCTCGCATTCGCGGCGCTTGCCGCGTCCCTCTCCGCCTGCGACCTCGGCCTGCCGGCCGGACGCACGCCGCATCGCGAAGGCAATCGCCTCGACATGGGCGACCAGCCGAAGCTCAAGCCGCAGCGCGCCGACCTCTCCGGGGCTCGACCGACCGGCTTGATGGAGCCGCAGACCGGGACGGTGGCCGTCGACGAGCATCCGTATCCCTTTGCCCAGAACGAGGCGGACAAGGCCGGAGCGGAGCTCAAGAACCCGCTCGCCCCGACGCCCGAGAACATCGCGCACGGCAAGTTCGTGTTCGAGCGCGTCTGCATCACCTGTCACGGTCCGCGCGGCGCCGGCGACGGCGTCGTCACGGCGCTCTTCCCCAAGCCGCCGAGCCTGATGACGCAGAAGGTGCGAGACTGGCCGGACGGTCAGCTCTTCCACCGCCCGATGCGCGGCCAGGGCTCGATGCCGAGCCACGCGCGGCAGGTCGACCAGCGCGACGCCTGGGCCGCGGTCCTCTACATTCGCGAGCTGCAGAAGGTCGAGCCGGTCGCGCCGCCGCCGCCGGCCGCCCAGGCGGCTTCGCCGACGACTCCCACCGGAGGGAAGCCATGA
- a CDS encoding DUF3341 domain-containing protein: MTPISTRGILGHFFEPDEALAAAAKVRDAGYKHFDFLTPFPIHGMEEAMGQKRSWIPWATFALAIGGILFAQGLQNYVMVYDWPMNFGGKPFAAWPAFIPITFEAMVFWAALGSALIAVIAGKKDTVPQPPPMSVATGATVDKFVLWISATDPRWNPAEAERFVRSLGAHGVRLIDAEGGQDA, encoded by the coding sequence ATGACGCCCATCTCGACCCGAGGCATCCTCGGCCACTTCTTCGAGCCGGACGAGGCGCTCGCCGCCGCGGCGAAGGTCCGCGACGCGGGCTACAAGCATTTCGACTTCCTCACCCCGTTCCCGATCCATGGAATGGAAGAGGCGATGGGGCAGAAGCGCTCCTGGATCCCCTGGGCGACCTTCGCCCTGGCGATCGGCGGCATCCTCTTCGCCCAGGGCCTGCAGAACTACGTGATGGTCTACGACTGGCCGATGAACTTCGGCGGCAAGCCGTTCGCCGCCTGGCCGGCGTTCATCCCCATCACCTTCGAGGCGATGGTCTTCTGGGCGGCGCTCGGCAGCGCGCTGATCGCGGTCATCGCGGGCAAGAAGGACACCGTCCCACAACCGCCGCCAATGAGCGTCGCGACCGGCGCGACGGTGGACAAGTTCGTGCTCTGGATCTCCGCCACCGATCCGCGGTGGAACCCCGCCGAGGCGGAGAGATTCGTCCGCTCGTTGGGTGCCCACGGCGTCAGGCTGATCGACGCCGAAGGAGGCCAGGATGCGTAA
- the nrfD gene encoding polysulfide reductase NrfD, protein MDEGQLTGRPIVRAGAGPYGGDLEVAEPLVTGGKKWVDVDRDICMHAERFPTKKWWLAFSVALAMLGVLVFSLILLTYAGMGIAGVNQPVGWGSFIINFVFWIGIGHAGTLISAVLFLFRQRWRTGINRAAEAMTLFAVACAGIFPIIHLGRSWFAYWLVPYPNARGPLWVNFNSPLAWDIFAISTYGLVSLAFWYLGLLPDLATVRDRATHPWRKRFYNALSFGWNGSHRAWRHYESAYMVLAGLATPLVFSVHTIVSFDFATSVMPGWHTTIFPPYFVIGAIFSGFAMVITLMTFMRGYFGMKDYITVNHMEAMAKILMFTGMMVGFAYSTEFFMAWYSGSEWEGFVFKNRAFGPYGWAYAIMFTCNAIVPQLFWWKKMRRHTWVLFTVSILVNIGMWFERYVIVVTSLHRDFMPSAWGMYSLTRWDYAILIGSFGLFFTLFLLFVRIFPVVAISEVKGVMDPKVARSVPTDAGATQAAPQGA, encoded by the coding sequence ATGGACGAGGGGCAGCTCACCGGCCGCCCGATCGTCCGCGCGGGGGCCGGCCCCTACGGGGGCGACCTCGAAGTCGCCGAGCCGCTCGTCACCGGCGGGAAGAAGTGGGTCGACGTCGACCGCGACATCTGCATGCACGCCGAGCGCTTCCCCACGAAGAAGTGGTGGCTGGCGTTCTCGGTGGCGCTGGCGATGCTCGGCGTGCTCGTCTTCTCGCTGATCCTCCTGACGTACGCCGGCATGGGCATCGCCGGTGTGAACCAGCCGGTGGGCTGGGGATCGTTCATCATCAATTTCGTCTTCTGGATCGGCATCGGCCATGCGGGCACGCTGATCTCGGCGGTGCTCTTCCTCTTCCGCCAGCGTTGGCGGACCGGGATCAACCGAGCCGCCGAGGCGATGACCCTCTTCGCGGTCGCCTGCGCCGGCATCTTCCCGATCATCCACCTCGGGCGCTCCTGGTTCGCCTACTGGCTGGTGCCGTACCCGAACGCGCGCGGTCCGCTGTGGGTGAACTTCAACTCGCCGCTCGCCTGGGACATCTTCGCCATCTCGACCTACGGGCTGGTCTCGCTGGCCTTCTGGTACCTCGGTCTGCTTCCCGACCTCGCGACGGTGCGTGACCGGGCGACCCACCCCTGGCGCAAGCGGTTCTACAACGCGCTGTCGTTCGGCTGGAACGGCTCGCACCGCGCCTGGCGGCACTACGAGTCGGCGTACATGGTCCTCGCCGGCCTGGCGACGCCGCTGGTCTTCTCGGTGCACACGATCGTGTCGTTCGACTTCGCGACCTCGGTGATGCCGGGGTGGCACACCACGATCTTCCCGCCCTACTTCGTCATCGGCGCGATCTTCTCCGGCTTCGCCATGGTGATCACGCTGATGACCTTCATGCGCGGCTACTTCGGCATGAAGGACTACATCACGGTCAATCACATGGAGGCGATGGCCAAGATCCTCATGTTCACCGGCATGATGGTCGGCTTCGCTTACTCGACCGAGTTCTTCATGGCCTGGTACTCGGGCAGCGAGTGGGAGGGGTTCGTCTTCAAGAACCGCGCCTTCGGACCGTACGGCTGGGCCTACGCGATCATGTTCACCTGCAACGCGATCGTGCCGCAGCTCTTCTGGTGGAAGAAGATGCGACGCCACACCTGGGTCCTCTTCACGGTTTCGATCCTGGTCAACATCGGCATGTGGTTCGAGCGCTACGTGATCGTCGTCACCTCGCTGCACCGCGACTTCATGCCGTCGGCCTGGGGCATGTACTCGTTGACCCGCTGGGACTACGCGATCCTCATCGGCTCCTTCGGTCTCTTCTTCACCCTCTTCCTCCTTTTCGTCCGCATCTTCCCGGTGGTGGCGATCTCGGAGGTCAAGGGTGTGATGGATCCGAAGGTCGCCCGGAGCGTCCCGACCGATGCCGGCGCCACCCAAGCGGCGCCGCAGGGAGCCTGA